One Chitinophaga sp. H8 DNA window includes the following coding sequences:
- a CDS encoding D-alanyl-D-alanine carboxypeptidase/D-alanyl-D-alanine-endopeptidase, with translation MKGRLFFTLLLFTGISQQGWSQSAALRKWVTAELLQKAPLQQAHTGICIFEPATGKYIFQYQDDKFFTPASNTKIFSLYAGLQLLGDSLPALRYYETDTALFVKGMGDPAFLHPDFIDQRAFRMLTETCKRIYLIPAVNLNQRYGPGWAWSDYADYYQPELNEWPMYGNVVRIYHQGDSNHITPAFFKRLGVFNVGVNDALSSPLTTREERQNIFSLQYATKDKSSTSREVPFITGTLENVRQLLEDTLHKQVFIAAANTAIPDQPFNTLHSIPADSLFIPMMHRSDNFFAEQILMMCAARKWDTISTNKTIEYVLQDLLPDLPHPPQWADGSGLSRYNLFTPRDFVKVLTNMQAAFPQERLWAIFPTGGKGTLQGYYPEQFIHAKTGTLNGCVALSGYLTTKKGKSLVFSVLVNQHYDTSSSVRRAIEKLLTRVWETN, from the coding sequence ATGAAAGGCCGTCTTTTTTTTACGCTACTACTTTTTACCGGCATCAGCCAACAGGGTTGGAGTCAATCTGCTGCACTCCGTAAATGGGTTACTGCAGAGCTATTACAAAAAGCACCCTTACAGCAGGCGCATACGGGGATTTGTATTTTTGAACCGGCTACAGGGAAATATATATTTCAGTACCAGGACGATAAGTTTTTTACTCCTGCTTCCAACACCAAGATATTTTCATTGTATGCAGGGCTGCAACTGCTGGGCGATTCATTACCGGCATTGCGTTATTATGAAACAGATACTGCCCTGTTTGTAAAAGGTATGGGGGACCCTGCTTTTTTACATCCGGACTTTATAGATCAAAGAGCATTCCGCATGCTAACGGAAACGTGCAAACGGATTTACCTGATACCTGCTGTGAATCTTAATCAGCGGTATGGACCTGGATGGGCCTGGAGTGATTATGCTGATTATTATCAGCCGGAACTGAATGAATGGCCCATGTATGGGAATGTAGTGCGTATATATCATCAGGGAGATAGTAACCATATTACACCTGCTTTTTTTAAGCGCCTCGGTGTCTTTAATGTGGGAGTGAATGATGCTTTGTCCAGTCCGTTAACAACGCGGGAAGAGCGGCAGAATATTTTCAGTTTGCAATACGCTACCAAAGACAAAAGCAGTACTTCAAGAGAGGTGCCTTTTATTACCGGTACACTGGAAAACGTAAGGCAGTTGCTGGAAGATACCCTGCATAAACAGGTGTTTATTGCAGCTGCTAATACAGCCATTCCGGATCAGCCGTTTAATACTCTGCACAGTATCCCGGCAGATTCTTTGTTTATACCGATGATGCACCGCAGTGATAACTTTTTTGCGGAGCAGATCCTGATGATGTGTGCGGCCCGTAAATGGGATACTATCAGCACCAACAAAACGATTGAGTATGTATTGCAGGATTTGTTACCAGACCTGCCCCATCCGCCGCAATGGGCAGATGGTTCGGGCTTATCGCGGTATAACCTGTTTACCCCCCGTGATTTTGTAAAAGTACTTACCAACATGCAGGCAGCATTTCCTCAGGAACGGTTGTGGGCCATCTTTCCTACGGGTGGTAAAGGTACTTTGCAGGGATATTATCCGGAACAATTTATACATGCTAAAACAGGCACTCTTAATGGTTGTGTAGCCCTGAGCGGTTATCTGACCACAAAAAAAGGAAAGTCGCTTGTATTTAGTGTATTGGTGAACCAGCATTATGACACTTCCTCCAGTGTGAGGCGGGCGATAGAAAAGTTACTGACCAGGGTATGGGAAACCAATTAG